Sequence from the Lepidochelys kempii isolate rLepKem1 chromosome 7, rLepKem1.hap2, whole genome shotgun sequence genome:
TTTACTAAATACCAGTGTATAGGCTACCTGTTCAGTATGGTATGTCTTTCTATCATCTCGGCTGCTTGAGGGAATTCTAAAACCTATTCAGAACCAAAATCAACTTGCATCAAAAACACTTCCTGTAAACATTATTGGTATTTTATCCCAATGTTCAGTGGCAATTCACGTTACATAGATCTTCCAGTATGAATTTTTAAGAATATGTACAAGCCACAACAAGAGTACTTTAAGTTAGCAACTAAATCTGAATTATTCGGGTCTGGCACTGTGTAAACATTTCTATCAGTTCATTTTGTTGGATATCATTTGCAGCCTCAGGTTCTGCTGGGCTCTTCTGCACCTTTGCCACTGCAAAGTTTATCCCTTGGGTCAATCCAGCTTGTGTAATATTAGCAACTTGGACCATAGAACTGCGGATCTTAGCAAAGGGGGAGACTGCTCTGCTGCCATTACTGTCTGCTGGAGAAGGAGTCATGTGAAGTCCTGTCTCAACTTCAAGAATACTGGGTGCAGATCCTGGGCTCTTATGAGATCTATTGGAGTAAATCTCCTCAACAGCTAAGAACTGAGAACCTGACTCAGAAAATGATACATCCAGTTTAGATGGTCTTGAAGGGATGTCTCTGTTTGTTTCTGACCAGGTTTCTGTTTTCTGAGAAGCACTGTTGCTGGTTTGATCTACTCTTTGGCAGGATTGTTGAGGAGCAGTCTCTGCCATTGAAGCATCTGTCATCTTGTGTTGAGCGTCTTGTACAAATCTGTGGCAGTATGCATCAATGGGTTTAATGAACTCCATCGCCACATTGTCAGCAAAAGGACTTCCCTGCATAGGTCTGTCTTCACACTCAGGCCTGTTAGCCTGGGTGACATGGATCTCTGAAGGAATGTGAATGCTAATGTTGATGTCAGTGCTATTTATAGACTGGGACCGACTACCCAGTCGAGGAGCTGAAGCAATGATACCACAGCTGGGCAAAACGTAGTCTATCTGTCCCACATTCTCTAAAGAGCCAGTTAACTCATGGTCCTCATCAGATTTAGAATTTGTAAGGAAGTCATCGGAATGAAAAGAGTCATTATCTGATATTTCAATATCTGATTCAGCACAGACTTTTGTATCTGCCATTGGATTTTCCAAAGTTTCAAGGCTACTGTCTGATTTCCAAAGATTAACTTTCAAGTTgggttttaaaaaattgactTTCATTTCAGGCTTGGTAAAATTCCCTAACTTGCGAAGATTGCCAATGTTAACATTGGATTTGGTTTGTTTGACTTTCTGATTAAGAGATGAAAACTTGCTCATTAAGAAATTCTTGCCTTGAGCCAGGGATCCTCGATTCTGGGATCTAATGCCAATGATGTCCTCATGAGGTTTACTGCTCTTCctgaaaaattaaagaaaataatgtCTTCTCTTGTTCAGTTAATCAAGCAGTTACACTTCTAAATCACAAGTTTCACAATATCCCAGttaatattgttttaatattttaatagatGTAGATACAAGcaaatgaaatttattttagAACCATTCCAAGAGAATGGCCAATGAGATATTATGATGAACTGTTCTTTTAGTATTAACCTGACCAAACCAAAAAACCTTAAGATTTGAAAGTCATTGTTTTTCCTGCTGATCTTTAAATAACTGGGATTAAtcaaggaaaaaaagggaaaaactgTTGTATGAAATGGCAAACATTTACTGAAGAGACTAAATTTACCCAAGATTATTTCAATAAAATAGTTATTACGGGCAAGTTTATGACCACAGATTGAAATCAGTACCTAGACTTCTGTTCATGACAAATGACATCACATCTATGACACTCTAAATGTAAGAAACAGAACAATATTCATAAAGTTTGCTGCTTTATGAAACAGTACACATAAACAACAATATTACCAGGAGGGGACATACAGGAGAAAACAACAGATAGTAATAATAGGTGAACTGGGTGATTTCTCTCCCTGGCAATGTAGGATTGTTTTATAGGATATATGGAAAAGTCCCACTTGATGAGAGACCCTTGATTCTTCAACTGTCAGGTTTTTTTCCCTAAATATAGCCTAaaattttcttttcttagttTTACTCTATCCTCTTTACACCCATATTTATcactaaataatttttttccttagTGTTAATGCCTTTCAAATATGTGCAGACAGTTTGCCCCTGCTTAGCCAAactattcatatttatttttgagttTATGTTAATCTCTTCTGTCCTTGATTACTTTTTATTCTTTTCTGAACTTCCAGTCTAATGTGCCAATATCTTTGAGATTCCTGGAACTGAATGAAACATTCCAAATGCAGCTTAACCAGTGCTACAGAACAGGATTATTACTTTCCTGAAAAAGGGTGGCCTCTTTTTTGAGCCAATTTCACATTGAAAACTCCAATCTAATTAATTGTCCATTATCACGCCTTGTTCTCCTTCAGCATTACTTTCTATTGAGCATGTTACAGATGGTTTCAATCTTTCCAACCACCCAAATGACTTCGCTTGCATTTTTTCCAGGAAAATCTCTTATTTTCTATTCATGTTCATACTTTCTACgtccttttcttatttctctgTCCTTGTTAGTACTTGCACTTCCCTCCAATTTATCCTCATCAGCAAGGTTCATTATAGACTACTTACTATTCTTCTAGATTTTAAGGAAAAATGTTAAATACAACCAGTCTTACTACTGATCTCTGTGGTACCCCAGCAGACATGCTCCCTCCCTTGCTCAATATGTTACCATCTACCATCACCTTTTACTTAGGACCATTTAagctttttctttcattcttctgTTTCCGAAGTACTAGTGTCTGCTGTGCCTTAATTTGCAAATCCTTtagaattcttcaccttcttgtACTCTGGTGGATATGGGTCTCTAAATCACCGTGATCTGCTTTCATGAAATACAATATGCATACACTCCTGCGTTCTGGGTACCCATTCCTGCGTTCTGGGTACCCATTCCTGCGTTCTGGGTACCCATTCCTGCGTTCTGGGTACCCATTCCTGCGTTCTGGGTACCCATTCCTGCCTGAGTGGAAAGTAGCTTGTAGTCACTTGTTTCGGCTTCTCCGTTATTCATCCAAATCCCATCAGTTTCTCCCTATGTCGCCTTCTCTAGTCTTTGGATCATAGTTATTTTCTACATAACTTTGGAAGTTTGCTGTTGTTGCCTGTTTGGATTTCTTTGAAACCCCACTGATATCTGATAATTAAAATCTCCTATGATTACAGTATTCTGCAGCTTATAAACACTGAATTGAGCTAGGAAGCCTTCTCTTCCTGTACTAGTGGTATATAAATAAATGTCTACATAGGTTTCCTCTTTGTTATTAACTCCTTGTAGCCTTAAGGAGAGAATTTCTCTGccacaccctcagcaagttgcAACCccctaacattaaaaaaaaaaaaaaaaaaaaagtacccacCACCCTAGAGGTCAATGCAAGTGGTGtgtgctcagaacctctgaaataAGGTAACTGAAAAGCACAACCCATCCATCTTCCTTCTACTCTGAAGTAGATAATTACAGAATAACCTGTCCATAGGCAAGTGTCTTCTTCACTCCTTAAGCACAAGACTGACTTAcacctgaagcatgagggtttatatcccttccaaaattatACTAAGTATTGACATTTCAGATATGAGAATCATCTCAATAAGCTTCTGGTTTCCATTATACTGTTCTTGATGAGAAAAATCTAGTTCTTAAAGATCAGTAAATATTTACAGCTACATGGAAATTTTTCAGTTGAGAAAAGAGTAAAACACAATAGTACAGAAGATAAGTATTTCATTATATGGGTTATGACACCTCAAGAAAAAACTTCCATTTACAAGTATCCTTCAACTATTTACCTTACGAATAAAGATGGCAATACAAGACTTACAAActattaaagaaaaaacagaTTGGTGAGAGATATTGACACATCTGGTTTAGAGATCAATTCTATACAAACACCAAAAGTATTGGCCATTTAGACTTCTGTATCTCATCAACGCCAAGTGAAAATATCCTGAAATAAGATTATCTGAAGTCTATTAAATGCAGGCCTTGTCTGCAACGAACCTGAATTCTGACCTCAGAAAACACTGCCTCTTACATAGTGGGTATTTTCATCCCATATTCAGTCTCTAACCTTTGTGAAGAAACTCTAGTGAAATATCATCTGTGAGCAGCTGACACCTCATTGTATTTTTCCAGAGCataataatgatttttaaatactcaagagttcaaaacattttttaaatttattcacAACATTCCCCTTCCCAATTTATGATGCCATCCATTTTGCAGCATATAAATGTGGGGTACCCTTAATAAAATCTTCAGTTCATACGTTTAAAGTGGTttacaatttatttgaaaaatggaATTTGTCTTCACCTGTGGCAATTCCCAACCTGAAATCTCACCCCTCTTTGGGACAGTTTGTAGTCATTTCTACAGCAATCAATGCTGATGTAGAATACCAAGGCTGCATCACCAGAGGACAAGAAAGCAATAAATGAAGATGAACTTTTGAAAACAGGAAGATCTGTATTAAAAATCCTAAAAGTAATcaagaaaacttcaaaatatCTACTATGGAAACTAAATTATTCCATCAATTATCAACTGCTCTGAAATACACACCGCACAGGCACTTCTTGAGGGCTCTATTCATTTTCTCCCAGAGGCAAGATATTGTTCCCTTGCAAAATCTCTACCTTCTAGTTGTCTTTTCTTGTTGATCCAAGGGAACCTCAATAATCTCTCTATGGGCTTTTGTGCCCCCTCAATTTCAATTACTGTTTGCTTTTAATATTTCAGACGATCCTTTGTCTTTTCATAATAACTATGATTTACAAGGACTGTTTTTGTTCCACTACAACTAAaactttaaacacacacacacacacacacacgacattCAAAGCTTATGGGTTTGATAGCAACTGAAACTCTGACAAATGTTGCAGGACAGAGATAAAGACAAGGTTATGTAATGAAAGTATTACATAGGCGCAAAAGAAACAGTTACAGTTCCTGTGAAAATAGTCTTGAATTTTCTGATTTGTGCTATTAAAATATCTTCCATCAAGTTAAAACCAAAGTTACGTCACTTGCATTTATCTTCTAAACGGTTCTAGGTATTCCGTAAAATCAactttttccaaataaaaatcacTAATTTAACTACACTTGATGTCGCATCACTGCCTTCACTAAGCTTGAGTGTATACTGACTTCATTATGTATCTGCATATTCTTCTAATACCATTTACCACAACTATGTTTGTTGTGGGTATCAAGCAATGCAGAATCAACAGCCTGGAGCAATTAGCCATATTTCAGAGATAATGTAGAGCCACTTTCCCATTGTTCAGTGGGTATATAGTTTGTTGCTTTTCTAATGAGTTATGTTTTAAGTTTATTTTGCTAGGCCTTCAGAGGCATGGACTTTCCtagaaataaatttaaaattcatCCTATCCAACAATCAATTCTAAAACAAAGCTGTTTATCTTGTTTAGTTTGGCTGTTTTAATACAATATCCATATCCATTCTTGAGTATTATGCCAATATACAGTAAATTTATCTAAGACCTTTTTTGTATGATGAAACTAGAGTCctatcatttaattatttttgacaGTTCTTTCACAGATAGGAGACAGTGAATTATAACCTCTGTGTACTTGCCCTTAACATGTCTTGGGGTGGTGAGATTAGATACATGAATCTTCTAGACATGTCagacaacaggaaaaaaaaaaatcaaactgacaGAGCACTTAAATGATAGTTTAGTACTTCTTCAAGGTGAATGATTTTTGTGTATGTACTACCGGACCctaaagttgattttaagagTCCATTCTAGCTCTCACAatagaatttttaataaattctatTGGAGTAAGCATAAATTGTTTCTTGTTTATCAGATTAAACTTCTTCTAAATTCAGCTCAATTTTACAGCAGTTTTTCAATCAATATAGCAACATACATATTCTGACAGTCTAGATTCACACATACACCTTTCTCCTCATTCCCGCAGAGTAGCTTCTGGAAGGTTTCAACAGATTATAACTTTCTCCCAGGAGTTTCATGCAGAACACAGTGTGACAATGTTTTCTTCCCACAACATTTATTGCTCTTCAAGATTTCAACTTAAATTGTCAGATACAAAATGGTGTCTAATGGTAATGTgccacatatttttaaaaatagaccgGAATATAGCATTCAATGCCCCTCATATGCCTTAGAGTATTTCAGCATGTCACTTTAAGGTACCTTCAAGCTTTTGTAGTTTGTGAAGTCCAGTCCCTCGCCATCAATGAGAGATGTCCCATCAGTCTGTTGAGGTGTGGTAGGACTCTTCCTCAACCCATACTGAGTGGTTCCATAAAGGTTACCTTTAATATTATCTTCTGTTTTGTAGCATATAGAATACTGAACACGTTTCAGAACCACTGAATATTAGGAGAGGAACAGAACCATGCCTGCCTTATTCGACGCAGTTTTCCTACTCTACTACCGACAAGAGAGCATTAAAATAAGGGAGAGGTCTAATTATGTTATAATACACATGGCAAAATACTACTTATTTTTAGGTGTTAAAGGAACAAACAGCATGGCACCAGCTTCAAGAGGGGCTTTCATTTTAAAGACAGCCTCTACGAACACAATACACGCGTGTTTAAACATAAGATAACAAAGGACACCTGAAATCAACACACTGTCTTATATTCAAATAGTGTCCTTAAAAGAAAAGCAGTTGCCATCTTGGAAGACCTTGTGTAGCAAGGATTCATGGCTCCCAAGATGGTCTCACTTTTAAAGTGACAGTGCTATATGCATGTGTACATagaaggcccagatccttagTCCACTGGAATCactggaaatctttccattgactttgatgggctttGATCAGTCCCATACACTAACACAGACCGGGAGAAActattttaaattctatccttCAATAAATGTTTACAGAGCGTAGGTGCTGAAAGCAGTACAGAAATCAGGTCATTCTTAGCACAGTAGCTAAAATGGGGACACAGTTGCTGTGAGAATCCCATGCAGAAATAACTTGGTGTCTCTAAAAAGAGTTATTTAAATTGTGGCTTGAAGATTcagggcaattaaaaaaaaaaaaagaagcacaCCACTCACCTCTCCAGCTTTTTCTCAATAATGGGCACATCTAATCCCATAGCTTGCTTCGTGATTCGCAGCATCTCTGCAATACACTGAAGGGTGTCTGAAATCCAGTTAGCAGACTGTCAGATTCCCTTaaatataaactttttaaaatcccatgtttTAGCAAATCTAATTTTAGAGGCTGTTTGTCAATTAATTAAACGTGTTAaatctctctatttttttaaacttatacCCCAAAAGTTGTGATTTCCTGATGTAAAGCTCAAAGTGGGAGTAGACTATTCTCTTTCCTTCCCATGTCCTGGTACTGATGGGttagaaaaacattcagaaaGGAATTTTTACTGTAACTACTC
This genomic interval carries:
- the INPP5F gene encoding phosphatidylinositide phosphatase SAC2 isoform X2 is translated as MDCLDRTNVVQAAIARVVMEQQLKKLGVMPPEQPLPMKCNRIYQIMWANNGDSISRQYAGTAALKGDFTRTGERKLAGVMKDGVNSANRYYLNRFRDAYRQAVIDLMQGIPVTEDLYSIFTKEKEHEALHKETLRSHQELISQLLQSYMKLLLPDDEKFHGGWALIDCDPSLIDATHKDVDVLLLLSNSSYYVAYYDDEVDKVNQYQRLSLEALEKIEIGPEPTLFGKPKFSCMRLHYKYNETSGYFHTLRAVVRNPEEDGKDTLQCIAEMLRITKQAMGLDVPIIEKKLERKSSKPHEDIIGIRSQNRGSLAQGKNFLMSKFSSLNQKVKQTKSNVNIGNLRKLGNFTKPEMKVNFLKPNLKVNLWKSDSSLETLENPMADTKVCAESDIEISDNDSFHSDDFLTNSKSDEDHELTGSLENVGQIDYVLPSCGIIASAPRLGSRSQSINSTDINISIHIPSEIHVTQANRPECEDRPMQGSPFADNVAMEFIKPIDAYCHRFVQDAQHKMTDASMAETAPQQSCQRVDQTSNSASQKTETWSETNRDIPSRPSKLDVSFSESGSQFLAVEEIYSNRSHKSPGSAPSILEVETGLHMTPSPADSNGSRAVSPFAKIRSSMVQVANITQAGLTQGINFAVAKVQKSPAEPEAANDIQQNELIEMFTQCQTRIIQI
- the INPP5F gene encoding phosphatidylinositide phosphatase SAC2 isoform X3, producing the protein MPPEQPLPMKCNRIYQIMWANNGDSISRQYAGTAALKGDFTRTGERKLAGVMKDGVNSANRYYLNRFRDAYRQAVIDLMQGIPVTEDLYSIFTKEKEHEALHKETLRSHQELISQLLQSYMKLLLPDDEKFHGGWALIDCDPSLIDATHKDVDVLLLLSNSSYYVAYYDDEVDKVNQYQRLSLEALEKIEIGPEPTLFGKPKFSCMRLHYKYNETSGYFHTLRAVVRNPEEDGKDTLQCIAEMLRITKQAMGLDVPIIEKKLERKSSKPHEDIIGIRSQNRGSLAQGKNFLMSKFSSLNQKVKQTKSNVNIGNLRKLGNFTKPEMKVNFLKPNLKVNLWKSDSSLETLENPMADTKVCAESDIEISDNDSFHSDDFLTNSKSDEDHELTGSLENVGQIDYVLPSCGIIASAPRLGSRSQSINSTDINISIHIPSEIHVTQANRPECEDRPMQGSPFADNVAMEFIKPIDAYCHRFVQDAQHKMTDASMAETAPQQSCQRVDQTSNSASQKTETWSETNRDIPSRPSKLDVSFSESGSQFLAVEEIYSNRSHKSPGSAPSILEVETGLHMTPSPADSNGSRAVSPFAKIRSSMVQVANITQAGLTQGINFAVAKVQKSPAEPEAANDIQQNELIEMFTQCQTRIIQI